From Daucus carota subsp. sativus chromosome 6, DH1 v3.0, whole genome shotgun sequence:
GTGTGACAATATATTAGGTACATTGCTCAATATCAGTGGCAAGTCAAAGGATCATATAAACGCACGTTTGGATTTGCAGGAATTGGGAATAAGAAGGTCCCTACATCCTGTTGAATCTGATGATGGGAATCATGTTGAAATAAGAGCAGCCATATTTGACATGACTAATAAGGAGAAGGAAATATTTTGCTCCGTATTGAAGAATGTCAAGCTCCCTTATGGTTGCGCTTCTAACATCAGCAGGTATGTGCACTCAAGTGAGAGGAAGATTATGGGATATAAAAGCCACGACGCACATTTTATGCTTCACTATTTGCTAGCATTTTGTGTCAAGAGAACATTAAAGCCTGAGGTGGCATTGCCATTGATAAGATTAAGTGCTTTTCTTAGAGGGTTGTGGAACAAGGctgttgacttggaagatattaaGAGGCTGCAACAAGAGATTATTGAAATACTTTGTCAATTTGAGATGATTTTTACACCACCTTTTTTTGATATCATGGTCCACTTGCTTATTCATTTATGCAATGAAGTAGAGCTTGGTGGACCAGAACACCTTCGTTGCATGTTTTCCATTGAAAGGTATCTTGCGAAGCTCAAATCCTATGTTCGAAACAGAAGTAAGCCTGAAGGATCAATCGCAGAAGGTTACTTGGCGGAGGAATGTGTAACATTCTGCTCTAGATTCCTGGGTGGTGATGGGGGGATGGAAAATTCCATGTACTCGACTAACTTGGAGCCCTGCCCAGCAGAAGTGCAGTATCATATTGGTACACGGAAGAATAAAGAtggaaaaatattcaaattaaaagaaattgaaTGGGAAGCAACTCATAGATATGTCCTGTTTAACTCTGGTAACGAGGACATTGAGAGGCTAATTGAGTAAGTTCTGTATtctattttttgtaatttaaacatcttttttttgtataatacaACATATAACAGTTATTATACTCTTATTAagagaattataattaaataataatgtaataatataaaatatacctACATATTAATCCTTTGCCTGTTTGTACCTTGAATTTTCTTTAGGGAGCATCGAGCTTTAATGAATGGGCATGCTGGTCCGAAAAGATACAGGACAGAGCGCGCTCATACAGATGAGTTTTCAAAGTGGTTAAAGGAGGTGGTTATTAAAAGGGGATACAGTTCAAGAGATTTGGAGGTTTTAGCACTAGGTCCTAATCGTAGAGCTAAGAGGTTTACCGGATATGTAATCAATGGTTATAGATATCATACAAAGTCTAGGGATTCTCGATGTACCACACAGAATAGTGGTGTATTCTTAACTGCTACAACGACTAGTTTTGCAAGTTCAAAAGACCAAAACCCTATAGTCAGCAGTGTCAACTACTATGGATCAATCGAGGAAATTTTTGAACTAGATTACTGGGGATCTTTGACAgtggttatttttaaatgttcttGGTACCAGGAAGAGAAGGATAACTTTGGTCTTACTAAAGTGAATTTTAGTAGATTGTGCCACAAAAATGATCCTTATGTGCTTGCTTCTcaagttcaacaaattttttacGTGGAAGATCCCATTGAGAAGTTGGTGAATTATGTTATTAAAAAACTCCCTAGAGATTGGTGTGATTCTGAAATCCATAATGCAATTCAAGAAGACATAACAAAAGCTAATTCACAAGAAGATGATTTCGTACCACGGGTACAAACTGAAGTTGTTGATGGCAGCTGGTCAAGGGATGACGTTCCTGTGACCTAAATCCCTATTCCATCTTAGTTTGATTATTTTAGTTGTGTCCTAGTTTTTGGAATGTAACTGTCACTCTTTATAATTCTCCTATTGTGTTATTGTAGTCTAACTTTTGATATGTATTAATTTAGTTGTGTCCTAGTTATTGTACTTGTcttaatttatgatattaattgagTTTAACTCTGCTATATGCTTTTTCGTTTGCCCTTGACAATATTGTTCTATCAATTCACAATGTTATATGTTGTCCTGCCATccttaatttgaatttaactcATTCTCGTGTGTTCATTTTATGCAGGATGAGTGATATGGAAATCAATATAAGGTTTAACCATGCTGGGGAGTTTAAGTCCAAAAATTATGTTGGTGGAATCTGCATGGTTGTATCACGTGTCGAAGTCGACACCTTTTCTTACACTGTCCTCATGGAGTATGTGAGAGATTACCTCCGTTATACTGAAATTGGAGGGGTCTATTGAAAAATGACGAAGGGTGGTTGGCAGCTAATAAGCAACGACAAAGATTTGATGGATATTGTTGCAGGCTGTAAACATGGAGAAGAAATAGACTTATATGTCGACAATACTGTTGATAAAGATATTGAGCCTCTAAATCAAATGCAACCACATGTGACTGTACGACCGAGAAATAACCTTGTTCAAGGTAGAtgtatatttacaattatggtCCACATgagataatatatgtatttgtaaTGTTGATGCTATTCTTATATGTCTGAACTTTTTATTTCAGTTTCGGCTAAGAAACAATTGAAGCGTAAGTTCGTTACCACGCATCAGCTCCAACAGAAACAATTACAACAACAAAAGATAACTAGGAAGTCTCCTCGGCTGTGTGGGAGGAGTGGAGAAGCTCCAGTTGTGAAGGATATGTGTGGGACCAGTACTGGAGAAGCTCCAGCTGTGAGGGATAAAGTTACGGCAAGGAGGAAGTTGGATCTACATACTGGTCCAAGTGAAGGAGAAAGAACAGAGGAGAATGAAGTTCATGTAAGGGTAGTTTCTTTATCCCtcaatttaattagaattactTAAGAAAAACTATTCAtgtctttttatttatattcctgtttatttaattatattatccaGAATATACGTACTAGGCTTATAAGAAAATTGATTAATATGTATACTGTTTATTTGGTATGTTTataagaaaatagaaaaaatttaatgacATATTGATAAATTTGGGGAAACTCATAATATTAGTAatgtaattaaataaatttggcTTGTGCAGAAACCACCCCTAACAAAGTATGAAAAAGAGAGAATTTCACATCTGAAAGAAAATCATCAAAAGCTTGAATCACTTGGGATCAAGCCATTAGTGGCTAGTCTAAAGGCTTCTGCGGGACAGgataacaaaaaaagaaaaaatggtGATGATAAGGATCATGATAAGGATCATGATGAGGATGAAGAATACAATCCAGAAAAAGAGGATGATGGTGAAAGTGACAATTCAGCTGAGGTAGATAATAATTATATGCTAATTGTCTACActgaattttttatgatttgcACATGTACTAATCTTGTAATTTCTTATAGGAAATGGCAGTTGTTCAGAAAAAGAGGCCTGTGCAGGGACCGAGAACTCGTTCAAGAACGAATGCAGCTGTGGTTGAGAAGGATTTTGAGAAGTATTTGAGAAAAGATGGAgttgaaaatgcaaagaaagTTGGAACTTCGAAGTCTAGGCCAGTTTTAAAACCAACCTGCACTAAAATTTTTCAACAGGCAAACATGGAAGAAGCTCCTGGGTCGATAAATGCTTACCTAGCAATGAGGGACCGTCAAAAGCAGAACATTGAAATTCCAACAACACCGCACGAGGTTCCTGAACTGAACTTGGAAGAACCTGAAGCTGAAGTTGTTAAATCAGGTAATGCGTAAGGCATTTATTCCTTTTTGACGTgaacattttattttttggggatttatattaatatttgctattttatatatactgtgatttatattgtactAGCTCCTAGAAAGCCAAGGGGACGTACAAAAATGGCTAAGGTTCATGCTAGGCGTCTTGCTGAAAAGATACCTATAACATTGAATGAAGATCATCAACCTGTTTCCGACAATCAAAAGATTATCACTGAGCTGACTAATTTCGTGGGGTCACTTGCAAGAGATAATGTGTCCCTGACTTATGTAAACTGGCATGTAGTTCCGGACAAATTGAAGAAGGAGTTGTGGGAATATACTCGAGTATTTTTCATTGCCTAAAACACAGCTTCAATAATTCATTTTTTCTTGCATTTACTACATAACAACCTTTGTTTAGCAACttattaatatattcatatgATGGCAGGCTAGGTATATTATTCCAGATGAAGGTCAAAAATGGGTCTACTCTACACTTAATGATGCTTGGAGGGGATACAAGAGTCGTATGAAGACCAAGCATTATTCAAACCTTCCAAATGACGATGAAAGGATGGCCAAAAGGCCTGATGACATCCCACTAGAGgattttaaaacacttttgaagTTTTGGGCAGACGAGCATGTCCAGGTAATTTACTGTATTTATTCTTGCTTCAAATTTACATTTTAAGTTGCATTAAACAATTAATTCATATATTGTTTCTAGTCAATTTCTCACAAATATTTTCATAGTATAACGCGACATTATGATTGGTTTTAGAAAATTGCAAGGGATAATACAGCAAGTCGCTGTTCAATTATTGATACACACACCATGGGTCCAAAATCTCTTGCGCAGTTTAAACACAAGATGGTATGTGTCCTTCATTTCATATAGATTTTTAATTCATGACCATTGTAGTTAAATATTGTCTTTTTAAG
This genomic window contains:
- the LOC108225897 gene encoding uncharacterized protein LOC108225897 translates to MDDEYTIWIGLPRYSEEYTRGIRSFIENAFPIFGKGDEMQCPCKNCMNRKWHRQDVVYDHLICSGPSSIHVKWICDISSSKNRSRNESMGNETGMDFGDNLGAMFRGTGMKFDNVGESEDLPNGEAKRFYGHVKEGKQPLYPGCTNFSRLSFMIRLYYLKCVHGISESAFSDLLKLIKEAFPHAHLPLSFNAAKNIIKDIGLDYKKIHACRNSCMLYWAENEDKDVCHICGASRWIIHEKKGSGDNDPKQIIHKVPANVMRYFPLKPRLQRLFMCKEYSKMMTWHAVGRKDDGKLRHPADAVAWKTMDALYPEFSAENRNVRLGVAADGFNPFRTMSLSHSTWPIILVNYNLPPWLCMKQENLILSTLISGPHSPGNSIDVYMQPLIAELKELWDVGVETYDAYTSKNFNLRARVMWTISDFPGYAMMSGWSTKGYLGCPICHYETSSEYLKHSKKICYMDHRKFLDPTHKWRFGKRRFNGKVELRESPPILSGTDIELLLRGYVNRFGGAKEKGKKRDTPIKKKSIFFDLPYWCHNPLRHNLDAMHIEKNVCDNILGTLLNISGKSKDHINARLDLQELGIRRSLHPVESDDGNHVEIRAAIFDMTNKEKEIFCSVLKNVKLPYGCASNISRYVHSSERKIMGYKSHDAHFMLHYLLAFCVKRTLKPEVALPLIRLSAFLRGLWNKAVDLEDIKRLQQEIIEILCQFEMIFTPPFFDIMVHLLIHLCNEVELGGPEHLRCMFSIERYLAKLKSYVRNRSKPEGSIAEGYLAEECVTFCSRFLGGDGGMENSMYSTNLEPCPAEVQYHIGTRKNKDGKIFKLKEIEWEATHRYVLFNSGNEDIERLIEEHRALMNGHAGPKRYRTERAHTDEFSKWLKEVVIKRGYSSRDLEVLALGPNRRAKRFTGYVINGYRYHTKSRDSRCTTQNSGVFLTATTTSFASSKDQNPIVSSVNYYGSIEEIFELDYWGSLTVVIFKCSWYQEEKDNFGLTKVNFSRLCHKNDPYVLASQVQQIFYVEDPIEKLVNYVIKKLPRDWCDSEIHNAIQEDITKANSQEDDFVPRVQTEVVDGSWMSDMEINIRFNHAGEFKSKNYVGGICMVVSRVEVDTFSYTVLMEYVRDYLRYTEIGGVY